Within the Erpetoichthys calabaricus chromosome 1, fErpCal1.3, whole genome shotgun sequence genome, the region ggcatgtcatatattaaaaggatgtttttactttgaaagctcagctaatgataaaaatccaaagaattaagaggggttcccaaactttttcatatgactgtatatgagagtggacgtttcttgcaaggagggcttctgttctctttctccaatgcagaaccctcatctgagttcatctctgttatagcatgtctttatttgaaaacagcagtgtgattaaatgtgacagagaataaaactgaatttaaaaaaaaaaaacgctaacctttacaagtaccacaaatttattgtagaatagtaacaataacagcagctcacaaCTCAAAATGGTATTTCTGGAGAGTGCTTGGATTTGATCCCgagacctcttgattatgagtcagcagttcttaccactgtgccacccaagtgGTCATATCAGCGTTGTACCCTaaacccgatttcttttttttcagttatattccTGAATAAATACGCACTTGTTTGgttatacttgcaccttttgtgaaagtgtttatctgatatttggacttcagtcttcacacattatacactccatGTAAAAATTgtgttagtactataacataaaaaacgtttctattttaggtatttgttcaacatttcttgcgtttctcgcatttcctgtcatcctacatttacatagatcattgtagacacagaacacacacaaaatgcatatgttccaaataacgatatattatttaccctatgcaactctaggcacctcacacacagattaACAAGACTGGAGCCcgaagaactttttgcccaagttgagctacAGTGGAGGGGGGATGGCATTGCAGTCTgcatgctgcttgtgctgatcgacatgtttgcaaaacaaaagacgctgatggagaggtgagaaggaatttaaggtggcccaggattacaagttttttcgtaggcttcagggattctacagTTAAGTGGATCAATAATATAACAAACTGTGCTTATTCAGGTTAAATCTTTTAGGTGATAGCGTATAGGGAGCAGACGGTGGCCTCTGATCTCTGCAAGAGTAGGCTGTTTGCCTTTGTTAAGGTATATAGTGTAAAATCCTTTCACGGTAGCAAGGACCTGTTAGGTTTATCCTTCGCAGTGAGGGAAACTGCGAGCAAGATTGGTCTTATCTATTGTCAAGCTACTCAGATGTTCAGCCCTTGCAGTGGTGGAAAAAAGGACTGACCCCAGCAGTCTGCAACCTGTTATTGCTAAGGTACTCAGAGGTCCAATGTTAAACCCGTTCAGGGGTGAAAAACTGAGAACAAAGAAGCTTTCATAACTTTCACCTTTATTAGACATACCTCCGGTGCTGATTAAAAATTTGCAGTAGGCATCGGGAGTTTCCTTAGCTGCTTCTATGTTCTGCTCTCCATAACGGCACATTCTGGTTAGAATCCTGCCATTTTCCGCTGTGAAGAACATTTTCTCACCAACAGAAGAAATTTGAAATTCACAGAACACATCTGGCTCAGGCTTAATAGCTTCAACAAAGTCAACATCGCCCCATCGAATTCTGCTGAGGTATACACCACGCTTGTCTTGCAGCATGATCTTGCCATTTTTACTTCTTGTCACTTTAAACTTGCACCAATCATTATCATAGCTATCAACAGCCTTAATTCTGTAGGTCCCACCACACTTAGTGCTGCACCAGAACATGCCATTGTCTGTTGCAAAAGATACCCACTTTTCTTCACAAATGTAATCTTCCAAAAGACTCAAACTATctgcaaaaaagaataaaagagtaTTTTATTGATCCTTGATTGGAAATTAATTTGCTCCAGCAGAAACAATGcataaaaaagtacagaaaactaCTGActattatataaatgcaaatagcAGAACCACTGAACTGAACCAACAGAATAATATAAATAAGATAATATGGTTCTTGTAccaatgaatatactgtaattatttagAATCAAACCACATTAAAATTCATGTTAAGAatcttaagagaaaaaaatgtatttattaaggtGCACCCTTACCAATGTTTCACAGGTAACAATTAATGGTGATAAATCTGCTTTGTACTGTTTAGGTTAAAAAAGCATAACCATCAAGTAAATATTGTAATCAGTCACCCAACCATTTTCTGGAAAGTTCTAAATGTTTAATACTGCAAACCAAAATCTTATTTCAGTACACCGTTCATAAGACAGTACAATCACAGCAAATTTATTTAACCTCATGGCCTACAATAAATGTTGCACTTAAAAAGTATAGAAGATATGTATCagtaggggtgggggttgatttgttttcaatccaatttttgtaaaaatttctatttgtatggaatgttgtgcgatttcaataaaatcaaaaaagatatGTATCAGTAAAATACATTGTGGTGCTCATTTGAtttcacaattatttttaatattcatagaatgcttttattttttttgtttccttgtgCATTTTAAGCTTAAtcatttgcatacatttattCATCATCAGTATTTTTTGGTAGTGACGCTAATGAAGCACTTTGTTGTTAGGTTGAGTTCCTTAATAGGTGCAATACAAAGACTGATAAATATAAAAGCACACTAATATTTTTACTGATTACAATGCAGACAAAGACTGACTAATCAGTGTGCAGGAAATGGATGGTGGAGTATTTAATGGCTTTTTTCCACACTTCCAAGGAAATCAATTAAAACACATGGCTCTGACCTCTCTAGGATGTTTCCAAAAATCTATAATGTGTTCATGCAAAGTTTTACTTTTTCAGGTTTATAAAGAAGCAACAGAATTGTATCATTCTGCATTTAGATAGTACCTTCACTGACCGTGACCTGGCAGAAGACATCTGGAGTATCTTTTGCTGCTTCAATGATCTGTTGTCCATAACGACAAACTCTGCTTAACATTCTGCCATTCTCAGCTTGGAAAAGGAGCTTCTCATTCTCAAAGGAGACGCTGAATTCACAAAATACATCTGGTTCAGGTTTAGCAGCTTCAATAAAGTCAATATCACCTCTTCGAATTCTGCTAAGGTAAACTCCTCGTTTATCTTGCATCAAGATTGCACCATTTACTCTTGAAACTTTAAACTTGCACCACTCTTCGTCGAAGATGTCAACTGCTTGAATCTCACAGATATCACCATCAGGTTTGCTGCACCAAAATAAGCCATTGTCTGTTGTAAAAGTTACCCATTTATCTTTGTTGATGTATTTTTCCAAACTACCAATGGCAGCAAGTGGGGCTGTAAATTAAACACATAATATAATCAATATAGTTCTTTCTGTACAGTAATGcaatttttttctatcatttttaattaattaccgTCATTTACAAAAACCCAAGAagttacaaattattattttgggAGAAGTGGATAACTTAAATACATTAGACCCGATTTATTGATATAGTGAATCACCTTGTCATTCATTGCCATTATACTGTACAAACTTGTACctagacaaaaacacaaacaatgcTACCGCTGGAATGAACAGACTCATTATCTGTTATAAGCAATATTAACCCACTGTTTAAAGTTGTACACTTTCCTTTAAATGTCCTACATTGGTTATTTCTTGCAAATGGGAAGGTCAAGAGGCAAGACAACCCTCTGTTCATAAAATGCCTGTGTTATGGCAATGAAGTATTAACCTTTTCATAGTTAATTCCAGTCTCACATCGTGCTATATACCCaaacattctatttgccttcttaatggcttctgaacactgtctggaagttgatagtgtagaatccactatgactcctaaatccttctcttaaggtgtTCTTTCAATTTTTagtcctcccattgtgtattcagacctaacatttttacttcctacatgtaatactttacatttactgacattacatttcatctcccataaatctgcctaagcctgtatgctgtccaagtccttctgtaatgatttaatggattcgacctatcttggtatcatctgcacacttaatcagcttgttacttatattcctatccaaatcatttataccaCTGAAGCCATTGAAAGCATATACTTTTAACAGTAAAAAGCACAGTAACCAATTCTTTTCATTGGGAATATTATCTTAAAATGTAACTGATTTAAGTTGTTTCAGAGcaatatttttctgaaaataaattaaataaaacctaCACTGGGCgcttataaatttaatgtgttatttTCATGGTTTTACCTTCACTGCTGACTGTTAACTTGCAGAAGACATCTGAAACATCTTTATCCGCTTTTATTGGGTGGCCGCCACAACGGTAAAACAAGCTCAGCATCCTGTCATTTTCTGCTTTGAAGAGTATCATTCTGCCTTCGTATGAGACTTGAAATTCACAGGATGTGTCAAGTTCACGTTTAGTGGCTTGAATTTCTCCAATGCCATCACTTCCATGGAGGCTTAAGTATACACCCCTTTTGTCCTGAAGtagtatcttgccattgtttgcCTTTGAAACCTTGAATTTGCACCATTCTTCATCATAGGTATCTACAGCCTGGAGTCTGTAAATGCCACCACTATGAACCTTACTGCACCAGAATGTACCTTCAATTGTTCTGAAAGTTGCCCACTGGTCACTGTCAATGTATCTTTCCAGGGAAGTTTGACTGTCTGCAGAgggtgaaaaaaagaagaaaatgcatgaacttattttaaagatttgttcactAGAACTAGTATATTAGGCTGCCTATAACAAAGATGgaaaaagtgaaatattaaaataacagtactgtttgtttttaaaactggCACCATGTGGAATCACCATTCTGGCTTTGAATCCTATGCCTAGGGGCTCACTCCACATCTGTTTGGGTTTTTATCCAGGTAAtccaattttctttcatttcaatgaCATGTGTTATGTTacctggtgattctaaattggtcatgGGTGCATAAGTGGGACGTGGGACTGGCACCCTGACCCTTTTACCTGGTAATACAGGGGTAGGCCCTGACATTcaacaaccctgaattggataaagcaTAGTTGTAAATGTTATGTCAGAACTGTAGTGTCATTCAAATGTCTTATGccattttatgccattttttacCAAGGCTACAGGTTCAAgcctataaatataacatttacaaACAATACTGCATTGAACTTACCCTCAGGTGTTCTGAAGTTTTCTGAATCCTCTAACTCATCGTAGCAATCTATAGGACTCCAACAATCCCCAGAGGCttctaaaaaaagtaaataaatagaaatctTCTTAACATAGACATAATGACCTGCTTAGTTTTTGCAAAGAGAGCTTCACTAAAAGAATATAGTCATGACACATTACATGAGATTACCTGTAAAGCCACTGTaaacttaaaaattatttttaaaatttaaaacagtatATTAATCAGGACTGTCAAAGACTCatgaccaatgttccctctaaggagtagcatatagtgagcaaaaaacattgtttatcagcaacattttgtttaagccaaaaatttatgagcgcCAACTCCGACGGttggagtgagcgatcgtgcgggaagtatgagcgacgctctgaattcgtgtgagcgatcgctcacgcgcttagcttagagggaacattgctcatGACAATATCTTATACCATGTAAGCTCTGTTACCTTATTTAACTTTGTTTTGCAGTgagatattaaaatgtatgtgCAGTACAAATAGAAGAACTAAgtagtaaactgaaagaaaatttatacaaaacattaaaaatatgaagaTAGGCAGTGAGCTCAAAATAAGTGGTACTGAAAATGCTGAAGTCAGGGAAAGGTGCTGGggacagatttataaaacttgtgtatgcCCAAATAGAGGCCTGAAATGTGCATAAGTAAATTTACATGAAAAAGTcaggatttttaaaagaaaacttgacaggaaaATCTGTGCATATTTATGGAAGTTCTGACCCATGTGTAtgtaacatttcagagaaactgggaaattacAACATCCTTGATAAAGTAGGGAAAAGCAGCCAAACCAGCCAAATAATGACTcacatgcataataattcatattattgagctgttattataatgtgtgttgatgtgacaaacatattaaacattaaaagtgATAAATATGATGTAGAGACTCTATTGTAGTTGCCTTTTTTTAACAGGACCAAttctgcgtatttgcactgaagaacttttttgttttttgtcaatttATTGTATATAGTCTGTATGATGTCAGGATTAAAAAACAATGGTATCACTTGTCAATAGTTCATTAAGTAAAAACAGAGCTGTGATTGTCTGTGCACAGAAAACTATATCTCCTGTCCTAATGCCCATTCGTAGCCTAATGgcttgtttaaaaaaagtatacaaatggCTATATACAAAGGAAATGAGCTTTTAGTGGCTGGCAGGAATTTTTTTtacccatgatgatgactggcttatgtTCAGATTTAGGCTTCCAAAACCAATTCTCTTAGAACTATGTGCTGAATTGAGCCTAGCATTAGAAAGACCAGCTGTCCAAAAATCGGGCTATACCTGTTCAtatccaggttttaaaaatggttGGCTTTCTTATAACAGACACTACCAGAGATAACTGGCCGACAGGTCAAGAATATCTCAGCCAGACTATACCTTTATTatgtgctggaagccataaacTGATTGAAgaggcactacattcagtttctATATTGTGAGGTGATACAATTCaagataaaaaggcaatttgcagcaatgtcttaTTTTCCTTACGTAATCGGTACAATTGACTACACTCATACTGCAAAAAGAAGACCTAGCgagaataaagctgcttttgttaaacaCAAGCTGTGACATTCCTTTAATGTACAAATCATCTGTGATTCCAAAACAAGACTGGGATTATGCAGCATAAGGCATCTTCAATTATAGATGCCATTTGCAGTTCTAAATCACAAAGCATAGATGTGCATTTTCCTCCTTTCATTGTGCTCACACTTTGCTGGAGACATGTGATCTGCTTCTTCATCTGAgatcagatctttttttttcaaggTGTGGTGCAGCTGGTAGATCTCAAGACAATCGAAGCAGTGGTAACATGTTGCCATTCAATATATTTGTGCTTGTTGGAGACACGTGCACTTAGGCCAGCAAATAAAAGGATCTTTGCATGCGTCTACTTTAGAGACAGGAATATCTATCTCACATTCTTCAGAGTTTTTGCCTTTATCCTCACTTCTCTGTTGCTGACACTGTCTCACCTTACAGGTAAatcttttcattatatatatgtatgaggtTCATTAGCATGGTCCACaaatggttgtttcagggtggcaagatgcattcacatatgcacatttacaagatgattttatttaaaaagggaaaATTGTGTACAAATGTGCATATGCCAGATCTTacaaatctgtgttttttttttttaccgtaaGCATTTTCCCATTTTCCTAGTGattgcatattttcacactcaaatccatgcagttttataaatgagacccatTCAGTGGAATTGTTAAGAGTTAGGGTTAGGTTAGGATTGGAGACATTTTGCCAAGAAGACAGTGCACTGGCACAAAGACTCAAGTAAACTCATACTTAAGGCTCTTGCAACACACTCCATTTCATCACTAAATTCCTAAATGTACATCTAAACACTCCAAAATGTACCTGTAAATAGCTATTATGTTCAtggaatacatattttttttacaaaaataaagaaaattctgaAAGATCTTTAATATAAGATAATTATTATCAttgcaaaatttaaaacatattttactttttttaaaagaaaatctttgaTTCCAAACTAAAAATAAGCTAAAATATAAATCTTAATTTAATAGAGCATCCAAAatacatataatttatttaagttaaggtactaataaaaaaaatttaaaaatcatataCGACAAGGATGTGAGGGTTAGTGGTGGGGTCCCGAGGAGTGTCTGTTTAACCTCAAGGACCCAAACACAATTTTTAATATTAGGGATGGGATATTAAGATTAGGATTAGTGCCTAGGACAGTGAGGTTAAGGTTAGGAAAAGGGTAGGAGAAGGACAGTCTAACACACATAGGGTTaagcttagaaaaaaaaaaaaaagagtgtaaaAGTTAGGTGCCCCACTTAATCTTCGAAAGCCAAGACGACAGTAATGCCTGAGCTAACTTCAGGGTTAACGCGAATTGATTGTTTGGATTTCTATTTATCGTAATTACAGAATTTGGAAGGATATTCAACAAATGAGAGATGTAAATATACCAAATCAATGAAATGCCTTCAGTGTCTTCGGATGCTGAATTCCAGGTAAGTGTGCTACATAATGATCGGCATTTGGAAAACATTGCTTTAATCATCTGACCAGAGGAACAAAATTTCAGGTCCATTCCTCTGGAAGCAGAACATCAAGCATACCAACCAAAGTAATAACTTTTGAATAGGCAGTTGAGGGTCAaattgatctaaaagaaaaaaaaaaaaaaaaaaaaaaaaaagaagccaaatTGGAGACCAAAAAGTCTTGAACTATCTCAACCTCCACACCCCTAGGTAAACAAACATCCAAAGAGCTTAAGTTCACATCCGCCAATACAACACATGGTTCTGTAAACATAGGGCACCACTCACAAGATCTTTTGAGAAAtattaatgttctttttaattttagttttagagAAAGTATCAGCTTTGGCGACACCTACTGAACCAGTTtcagggtatacagtaatccctcgctacttcgcggttcacttttcgcggattcacgacttcgcgggtttttaaatacaagtgattgcccgcctatcgcggaagttatgttccagacccatcagcaacaggagaaaatccgtgatatagaaagaccatataaataaacatttttttagtttaagccttaaaatacccatcccacatgctttaaacacatgtaaacttataaaacacactttgttaacacatatgatatgtggatgtcgggctaaggatatgagta harbors:
- the LOC114655484 gene encoding uncharacterized protein LOC114655484 — encoded protein: MSQEKEVDSLGPLENFIDTEKWLTFRTDNGLFWCSLDVGGEFSSIQGVRRFNESCKFKVLRGKNGKILLQDWRGVYLSRIQRVNEHFIEAAKSEPDALCEFQVSCEDEKVIFRADNGKVVSRYFNYTEHNIEAAPEEPNYFCRFTVSTGEASGDCWSPIDCYDELEDSENFRTPEDSQTSLERYIDSDQWATFRTIEGTFWCSKVHSGGIYRLQAVDTYDEEWCKFKVSKANNGKILLQDKRGVYLSLHGSDGIGEIQATKRELDTSCEFQVSYEGRMILFKAENDRMLSLFYRCGGHPIKADKDVSDVFCKLTVSSEAPLAAIGSLEKYINKDKWVTFTTDNGLFWCSKPDGDICEIQAVDIFDEEWCKFKVSRVNGAILMQDKRGVYLSRIRRGDIDFIEAAKPEPDVFCEFSVSFENEKLLFQAENGRMLSRVCRYGQQIIEAAKDTPDVFCQVTVSEDSLSLLEDYICEEKWVSFATDNGMFWCSTKCGGTYRIKAVDSYDNDWCKFKVTRSKNGKIMLQDKRGVYLSRIRWGDVDFVEAIKPEPDVFCEFQISSVGEKMFFTAENGRILTRMCRYGEQNIEAAKETPDAYCKFLISTGETTLDPLKKYLNAEEWVIFRTDNGMFWRSTCIGSGIYRIKAADAYDDDWCKFRVKATEKGKILLQDKRGMYLSRIQWDGLDFIEAAKSEPDASCEFQSSFEDEKVIFTAENGRMLSRFSRYGEQNIEAVKDTPDTFCKFFVSSGGAF